Proteins encoded together in one Nitrospirota bacterium window:
- a CDS encoding RNA-binding protein: MGKRVLYVGGLPETVSDCALRDIFTSYGLVARAYVVRFKHTGRSAGYGFVEMGSGEQAVNAVAALAGTEWEGHPLRLYVTPYANQAV, encoded by the coding sequence ATGGGAAAACGTGTCCTGTATGTTGGAGGACTCCCGGAGACGGTCTCGGACTGTGCGCTACGTGACATCTTCACTTCCTATGGGCTGGTCGCCAGAGCTTACGTGGTCAGATTCAAACATACGGGAAGATCAGCAGGATACGGGTTCGTCGAAATGGGGTCCGGTGAACAGGCTGTAAATGCCGTAGCCGCCCTTGCAGGAACCGAATGGGAGGGACATCCCCTCAGACTCTATGTGACCCCCTACGCAAACCAGGCCGTATAA
- the lepB gene encoding signal peptidase I produces MAPSGRKSLVREYAEAIVVAMLLAFAIRVFVVQAFKIPSGSMIPTLLIGDHILVSKLAYGIQWPSQCKFSASFPPVNCYASQALIEFGKPQRGDIIVFRFPEDEEKDFIKRIVGTPGDTVQLRNKAVLVNGVVLEDKSFTQRIDPGIIDGTINPRDNFGPVTVPDGAYFVMGDNRDQSLDSRFWGFVREEKIRGKAFRIYWSWNGQGQMTEWVRWERFGKAIQ; encoded by the coding sequence GTGGCACCGTCAGGCAGAAAGTCGCTCGTTCGCGAGTATGCGGAGGCCATTGTCGTTGCGATGCTTCTGGCTTTTGCGATCCGGGTGTTTGTTGTCCAAGCCTTTAAGATTCCTTCCGGCTCAATGATTCCCACGTTGTTGATCGGGGATCATATCCTGGTCAGCAAGCTCGCGTATGGTATTCAATGGCCCAGCCAGTGCAAATTTTCAGCGAGTTTTCCTCCCGTCAATTGCTATGCTTCGCAGGCCCTTATCGAATTCGGCAAGCCCCAGCGGGGAGATATCATCGTGTTCCGGTTTCCAGAAGACGAGGAAAAGGACTTCATCAAACGGATCGTTGGGACTCCGGGTGATACAGTCCAACTTCGCAACAAAGCCGTGTTGGTGAACGGGGTCGTGCTCGAGGATAAATCCTTCACCCAACGGATCGATCCGGGAATCATCGACGGCACGATCAATCCGCGCGACAATTTCGGGCCGGTCACCGTGCCTGACGGCGCCTATTTCGTGATGGGTGACAATCGCGACCAAAGTTTGGACAGCCGGTTCTGGGGATTTGTGCGCGAGGAGAAAATTCGTGGGAAGGCATTCCGTATTTACTGGTCGTGGAATGGTCAGGGGCAAATGACGGAGTGGGTCAGATGGGAACGATTCGGCAAGGCCATTCAATAA
- the kdsA gene encoding 3-deoxy-8-phosphooctulonate synthase codes for MHKVHIGSFSIGAGSRPFLIAGPCVIESEQLVMETAARIAEVAKSLGMPYIFKSSFDKANRTSITSYRGPGLENGLAVLKKVKDQLGLPVLTDVHTEEQATEAGRIVDVLQIPAFLCRQTDLLIAAAKTGKVVNVKKGQFLSPQEMGNAVKKVEEAGNKGIILTERGSSFGYNNLVVDMRSFPVLRSFGYPVVFDATHSVQLPGGGGTKSSGQREFVEPLACAAAGAGVDGFFMEVHPDPDKALSDGPNMVPLHQLRSLLERVIRIWDASQP; via the coding sequence ATGCACAAAGTTCACATCGGTTCCTTCAGCATCGGTGCAGGCAGCAGGCCATTTCTGATTGCCGGGCCCTGTGTCATCGAGAGTGAGCAGCTCGTGATGGAAACGGCGGCTCGCATCGCTGAGGTTGCCAAGTCGCTGGGCATGCCCTATATATTCAAATCGTCCTTCGATAAAGCGAACCGGACCTCCATCACGTCGTATCGTGGGCCGGGACTCGAAAATGGGCTGGCGGTACTGAAGAAGGTCAAAGATCAGTTGGGCCTTCCCGTCTTGACGGATGTCCATACGGAAGAACAGGCAACCGAGGCGGGGAGGATTGTGGACGTGCTCCAGATTCCCGCGTTCCTCTGTCGGCAGACCGATTTGCTTATCGCAGCGGCGAAGACCGGTAAAGTGGTGAATGTGAAGAAGGGCCAGTTTCTCTCTCCACAAGAAATGGGTAACGCGGTGAAAAAAGTAGAGGAGGCTGGAAACAAGGGCATCATCCTGACCGAGCGAGGGTCGTCGTTCGGCTACAATAATCTCGTCGTGGATATGAGATCATTCCCAGTCCTTCGGAGCTTTGGCTACCCGGTGGTTTTTGATGCCACGCATAGTGTGCAGTTACCCGGTGGCGGGGGAACCAAGTCCAGCGGCCAGCGTGAATTCGTCGAACCATTGGCCTGTGCGGCAGCCGGCGCCGGCGTCGACGGCTTTTTCATGGAAGTCCATCCGGATCCAGACAAAGCCCTATCGGATGGACCCAATATGGTGCCGCTCCATCAATTACGATCTTTATTAGAACGGGTTATTAGGATATGGGACGCATCTCAACCTTGA
- a CDS encoding class I SAM-dependent methyltransferase, which produces MLEHKTDKRLHWPLPADDYWSTPFATSLLQHLDLYPGASILDIASGHGIPAFYLAEQVGPTGKVLAIDLSRRQVESARAIQGTQLPWLRFECLDMRALPPYLPCFDRITGNLSVMFLRPHRFEAVRGLLEHLKPGGQLVLTFPSLGTFDSLWRRIDQEMAEHGLLVEHRRLEVYLAERPSAEEVHGWLDRLRLTRIVVTEYPLNVVTAPGQAFLHHPLLRGGFLDDAYECFDDRGLADKVMTRVSEDVGSFTPLIAQRCVLSGWKP; this is translated from the coding sequence ATGCTTGAACACAAGACTGATAAGAGGCTCCATTGGCCTCTACCGGCCGACGATTACTGGTCCACTCCCTTCGCTACGTCGCTGTTGCAGCATTTGGATCTGTATCCTGGAGCCTCCATTCTCGACATTGCGTCCGGCCATGGGATTCCGGCCTTCTACCTGGCAGAGCAGGTGGGGCCTACCGGGAAGGTCTTGGCCATCGATCTCAGCCGGCGTCAAGTCGAGAGTGCACGAGCGATCCAAGGTACGCAACTCCCGTGGCTGAGGTTCGAGTGTCTGGATATGAGGGCGTTGCCTCCGTACCTACCCTGTTTCGACCGTATCACCGGCAATCTCTCCGTTATGTTCCTGCGGCCACACCGTTTTGAGGCAGTCCGGGGATTGCTGGAACATCTTAAACCCGGTGGTCAACTGGTGTTGACCTTTCCTTCGCTCGGTACATTTGATTCACTCTGGCGTCGAATTGATCAGGAAATGGCAGAGCATGGCCTCCTGGTGGAACACCGTCGGCTTGAAGTCTATCTCGCTGAACGGCCGTCAGCAGAAGAGGTTCATGGATGGCTGGATAGGCTTCGGCTTACACGTATTGTCGTGACCGAATATCCGTTGAATGTGGTGACTGCCCCAGGCCAAGCGTTTCTACACCATCCACTGCTTAGGGGTGGGTTTCTCGACGATGCGTACGAATGTTTCGATGATCGTGGGTTGGCAGATAAGGTGATGACAAGAGTATCTGAAGATGTGGGTAGCTTCACGCCGCTGATTGCACAGCGGTGCGTATTGTCGGGGTGGAAACCATAG
- a CDS encoding KpsF/GutQ family sugar-phosphate isomerase, protein MGRISTLKVAKPKSKSSLDVGRRVLDIEARAVQALLQRLDGGFSEAVDLLYRCKGKVVVSGMGKSGLIGQKIAATMASTGTPSFFLHPAEGLHGDLGMLARRDVTIAISNSGETQEILQLLPYMERMGIPVVAIVGRKGSTLAKNSAVVLDVSVAEEACPMGLAPTASTTVALAMGDALAVALLEKRGFKEQDFAKFHPGGTLGRRLLVKVRDLMHKGQEMPQVRETVLASEAILEMSAKKLGMTTVVDRAGALLGIITDGDLRRFLQEGGDFSKITAGALASCHPKMIGPDELAAKAVEMMERYAITTLVVADSAKGIVGVVHLHDLLRHGIV, encoded by the coding sequence ATGGGACGCATCTCAACCTTGAAAGTAGCCAAACCGAAGAGCAAAAGCAGTCTCGACGTAGGCCGTCGTGTGCTGGACATCGAGGCTCGTGCCGTCCAGGCGCTGCTTCAACGTCTCGATGGCGGGTTTTCGGAAGCCGTAGACCTACTCTATCGCTGCAAGGGTAAAGTGGTTGTTTCGGGCATGGGCAAGTCAGGACTGATAGGGCAGAAGATCGCAGCCACCATGGCGAGTACAGGGACGCCGTCGTTTTTTCTCCATCCGGCCGAAGGACTACACGGCGACCTCGGCATGTTGGCGCGCCGGGATGTCACCATTGCGATTTCAAATAGCGGGGAGACTCAGGAAATCCTGCAGCTCCTGCCGTACATGGAGCGCATGGGCATTCCAGTTGTGGCGATCGTCGGCCGTAAGGGATCGACATTAGCAAAGAATAGCGCCGTTGTGTTGGATGTATCCGTCGCTGAAGAAGCCTGCCCCATGGGACTTGCCCCGACGGCGAGTACGACTGTGGCGCTTGCGATGGGGGACGCCCTGGCCGTTGCATTGCTCGAGAAGCGTGGGTTCAAGGAGCAGGATTTTGCAAAGTTTCATCCGGGCGGAACGCTTGGACGTCGACTGCTGGTGAAGGTGCGGGACCTCATGCATAAGGGGCAGGAAATGCCGCAAGTACGGGAGACAGTCCTCGCCTCGGAGGCCATTCTCGAAATGTCGGCGAAGAAACTCGGCATGACGACGGTCGTTGATCGGGCCGGGGCGCTTCTCGGGATCATTACCGACGGCGACCTCCGACGATTTCTCCAGGAAGGTGGCGATTTCTCGAAGATCACTGCCGGGGCCTTGGCCTCTTGCCACCCCAAGATGATCGGGCCGGATGAGCTGGCAGCCAAGGCGGTCGAAATGATGGAGCGTTATGCCATCACGACGCTCGTTGTCGCGGACAGTGCCAAGGGAATTGTCGGGGTCGTGCACCTGCATGATCTGCTGAGACATGGAATCGTCTAA
- a CDS encoding RNA-binding protein, which yields MGSKLYVGGLPYAATESQLTTLFAAHGTVESARVITDKFTGQSRGFGFVEMSTPEEAKAAITALNGSQMDGRPLTVNEAKPQEPRTGGGGGGGRFGGGGGGGDRGGRGRF from the coding sequence ATGGGTTCAAAACTATATGTCGGCGGGTTGCCCTATGCGGCAACTGAATCACAGCTCACCACTCTCTTCGCTGCGCATGGCACCGTCGAGTCTGCGCGAGTGATCACGGACAAGTTCACCGGGCAATCACGAGGCTTCGGCTTCGTCGAGATGTCCACACCGGAAGAAGCCAAGGCCGCGATTACCGCGTTGAACGGCTCACAGATGGACGGACGTCCTCTGACTGTCAACGAGGCCAAGCCACAAGAACCCCGCACTGGCGGTGGGGGCGGCGGTGGTCGTTTCGGTGGCGGCGGCGGCGGCGGAGATCGTGGCGGTCGTGGCCGCTTCTAA
- a CDS encoding CTP synthase produces the protein MSKFIFVTGGVVSSLGKGLASASIGNLLESRGLKITFLKLDPYINVDPGTMNPYQHGEVYVTNDGAETDLDLGHYERYTSLTLSKENNYTTGRIYNSVITKERRGDYLGGTVQVVPHVTDEIKQCIMRISQGMDVTIVEIGGTVGDIESLPFLEAIRQMPYDVGRENVLYVHLTLVPYIGTAGELKTKPTQHSVNKLREIGIQPHILLCRTDRYLPPELKGKIAMFCNVEKDAVITAKDVDTIYEVPIVFRKEGLDDLIVRLLQLKTGPPNLREWDAMVQKIKYPKHEISVALVGKYAGLKECYKSLSESLVHGGIDHETRVNIQWIESEEIERQGTERILREVDGILVPGGFGTRGIEGKIAAIRYAREHQIPFLGLCLGMQCATIEFARNVAGMAGANSAEFDEASPYPVIHLMSDQQSVSDKGGTMRLGSYVCMLGEGTLAQKMYGVSEVRERHRHRYEFNNQYRERLLAKGFVLSGLSPDGRLVEIIELKDHPWFLATQFHPEYNSRPHHPHPLFSGFVGAALRRKCGH, from the coding sequence ATGAGCAAGTTCATATTCGTTACTGGTGGCGTCGTTTCATCCTTGGGGAAGGGGCTGGCGTCGGCGTCGATCGGCAATTTACTGGAGAGCCGCGGGCTCAAGATCACCTTTCTGAAACTCGATCCATACATCAACGTCGATCCCGGCACGATGAACCCCTACCAGCACGGGGAAGTCTACGTGACTAACGACGGTGCGGAAACAGATCTGGATCTGGGCCATTATGAACGGTATACCTCCCTCACGCTCAGCAAAGAAAATAACTATACAACCGGCAGGATCTACAATTCGGTCATCACGAAAGAACGGCGTGGCGACTACCTTGGCGGGACGGTGCAGGTGGTGCCCCATGTCACCGACGAAATTAAACAGTGCATCATGCGCATATCCCAGGGGATGGACGTCACAATCGTGGAGATCGGCGGCACGGTCGGCGACATCGAAAGCTTGCCCTTCCTCGAGGCGATACGGCAGATGCCATACGATGTCGGCCGCGAGAACGTGCTCTATGTCCACCTCACGCTGGTTCCCTACATCGGTACTGCCGGCGAACTGAAGACGAAACCGACGCAGCACTCTGTCAACAAGCTCCGGGAGATCGGTATTCAACCGCATATTCTTCTCTGCCGCACCGATCGATATCTGCCGCCGGAACTCAAGGGCAAGATCGCGATGTTCTGTAACGTCGAAAAGGATGCGGTCATCACGGCCAAGGACGTGGATACGATCTATGAAGTGCCGATTGTATTCAGGAAGGAAGGGCTGGACGATTTGATCGTGCGGCTGCTCCAGCTGAAAACCGGTCCGCCGAATCTGCGTGAATGGGATGCGATGGTGCAGAAGATCAAGTATCCCAAGCACGAAATCTCAGTCGCGCTGGTCGGCAAGTATGCGGGGTTGAAGGAATGTTACAAGAGCCTCTCGGAATCGCTGGTCCATGGCGGTATCGACCATGAAACGCGGGTGAACATCCAGTGGATCGAATCGGAGGAGATTGAACGACAAGGGACCGAGCGGATTCTGCGCGAGGTCGATGGCATACTGGTTCCAGGCGGGTTCGGCACACGCGGAATCGAAGGGAAGATCGCGGCGATTCGATACGCAAGGGAACACCAGATTCCGTTTCTTGGCCTGTGTCTGGGCATGCAGTGCGCTACGATCGAGTTTGCGCGGAATGTCGCAGGCATGGCCGGTGCAAACAGCGCCGAATTCGACGAGGCCTCTCCCTATCCCGTCATTCATTTGATGTCGGATCAGCAGTCCGTCAGCGACAAAGGGGGGACGATGCGGCTGGGATCCTATGTCTGCATGCTCGGAGAGGGAACGCTGGCCCAAAAAATGTACGGGGTCAGCGAAGTACGTGAGCGCCATCGGCATCGGTACGAATTCAACAACCAGTACCGAGAGCGGTTACTGGCCAAGGGGTTCGTATTAAGTGGACTGTCGCCGGACGGCCGACTCGTCGAGATCATCGAATTGAAAGATCACCCCTGGTTTCTGGCGACGCAGTTCCATCCGGAATACAATTCGCGGCCACACCACCCGCATCCGCTTTTTAGTGGGTTTGTGGGGGCGGCGTTACGTCGCAAGTGCGGCCACTAA
- the kdsB gene encoding 3-deoxy-manno-octulosonate cytidylyltransferase — protein sequence MTNATPSVIVVIPARYGSSRFPGKPLAMLGRKPMIQHVYEQAAACRVVTEVLVATDDERIKQAVEQFGGQAIVMAGEFRTGTDRVAGVARTRTGGFFVDLQGDEIPVNPDLLADLIEPFVESDAQMGTLKRAITSSDDLLNPAVVKVVTNQQGQALYFSRAPIPLVRDDPSRRAMEGLHYIHLGVYIYTREMLLNLAALPTGVLEDAEKLEQLRALEYRIPIRVWETKHESLRVDTPADAVSVSETLRQLELSRQVHTSIRS from the coding sequence ATGACTAATGCGACGCCATCCGTCATCGTGGTGATTCCGGCCCGGTACGGGTCGTCGCGCTTTCCAGGAAAACCTCTTGCCATGCTCGGCCGGAAGCCCATGATTCAGCATGTCTATGAGCAAGCAGCGGCATGCCGTGTGGTGACAGAGGTCTTGGTCGCCACCGACGACGAGCGGATCAAACAGGCAGTCGAGCAGTTCGGTGGACAGGCGATTGTGATGGCCGGTGAGTTTCGAACCGGGACCGATCGTGTGGCCGGCGTTGCGCGCACGCGCACAGGCGGGTTCTTTGTCGATCTGCAAGGGGACGAGATTCCGGTCAATCCGGATCTGTTGGCCGATCTCATTGAACCGTTTGTCGAGTCCGATGCCCAGATGGGGACACTCAAACGCGCCATTACGTCCAGCGACGATCTGCTGAATCCGGCCGTCGTCAAGGTGGTGACCAATCAGCAAGGCCAGGCGCTGTACTTTTCGCGCGCACCGATTCCACTGGTCCGGGACGATCCTAGCAGGCGAGCCATGGAGGGATTGCACTATATCCACTTGGGGGTCTACATCTATACCCGTGAGATGCTGTTGAATTTAGCGGCCCTGCCGACGGGCGTGCTGGAGGATGCCGAGAAATTGGAACAGTTGCGCGCGCTGGAGTACCGCATCCCCATTCGAGTCTGGGAAACCAAGCATGAATCGCTGCGGGTCGATACGCCAGCGGATGCCGTATCGGTGAGCGAGACATTGCGACAGCTTGAGCTGAGCAGGCAGGTTCACACATCGATCCGATCATGA
- the rfaE1 gene encoding D-glycero-beta-D-manno-heptose-7-phosphate kinase, with protein sequence MRQASGSAAQAGTAASPTVLRQYIARFPQASVLVIGDLILDHYIWGRVSRISPEAPVPVVHVDSESLKLGGAANVFNNILALGGKADLCGVIGSDESGRMLLKELGSTRAARGGVVIDQDRPTIRKSRVIAHNQQIVRYDVERRAELKPAMQRRILRYVESRLRELSCLVVSDYAKGVVSATLMSELTRLTAIRGIPLVVDPKVEHFSYYKGATVITPNHLEATQAAGVHGDDDQTSNEAGAIIRQRLGCQAVLITRGEKGMSLYEGEGISWHIPTRARQVFDVTGAGDTVIGTLALALSTGASMRDAATLANHAAGIVVGMVGTATVSAQQLSEVLGND encoded by the coding sequence ATGCGCCAGGCGTCTGGTTCCGCGGCTCAGGCCGGGACTGCGGCGTCCCCGACGGTGCTGCGGCAGTACATCGCGAGGTTTCCGCAAGCCTCGGTGCTCGTCATCGGCGATCTGATTCTCGACCATTATATCTGGGGCCGCGTCAGCCGCATCTCGCCGGAAGCCCCTGTGCCGGTCGTGCATGTCGATTCCGAGTCGTTGAAACTCGGTGGCGCCGCGAACGTCTTCAACAACATCCTGGCCCTGGGCGGCAAGGCGGATCTCTGCGGGGTCATCGGCTCGGATGAAAGCGGCCGGATGCTCCTTAAGGAGTTGGGGTCGACACGTGCCGCGCGGGGAGGGGTCGTAATCGATCAGGACCGCCCGACCATTAGAAAGTCCCGCGTCATCGCACATAATCAGCAGATTGTACGGTATGACGTCGAGCGCCGAGCAGAACTCAAGCCGGCAATGCAGCGGCGGATTCTTCGCTATGTTGAATCGCGACTACGAGAATTATCCTGTCTCGTGGTGTCGGATTATGCCAAGGGGGTGGTGAGTGCTACGCTGATGTCGGAACTCACGCGGCTCACAGCCATTCGCGGAATACCCCTAGTTGTCGATCCGAAAGTCGAACACTTCAGCTACTACAAGGGGGCGACGGTCATCACACCGAACCATCTTGAAGCGACACAGGCTGCCGGAGTGCATGGTGATGACGATCAGACCAGTAACGAAGCGGGGGCAATCATACGGCAGCGATTAGGCTGTCAAGCCGTGCTCATTACCCGTGGGGAAAAGGGAATGAGTTTGTACGAGGGAGAGGGTATCTCCTGGCACATTCCCACACGGGCTCGCCAAGTCTTCGATGTCACCGGCGCCGGCGATACGGTGATCGGAACATTGGCCCTCGCATTGTCGACCGGCGCCTCAATGAGAGATGCGGCGACGTTGGCCAATCATGCGGCCGGTATTGTCGTCGGTATGGTCGGTACCGCAACCGTCTCGGCGCAGCAGCTCTCGGAGGTGCTCGGTAATGACTAA
- the plsY gene encoding glycerol-3-phosphate 1-O-acyltransferase PlsY, with amino-acid sequence MDHPGLVAAFAVVGYLLGAIPFGVVVSKALGLPDPRTVGSKNVGFTNVLRVSGTKAGVLTLLGDMGKGWLLGWAAMQWLTDESFIMVVAISPILGHLFSPFLGFKGGKGVATAVGAVLGLSPSIGLLVLLIWLGTVAIWRYSSAGALAAFSCLPVVAIVNEQRQEFLVFSLIVSGLIWFKHKDNIVRLWKGTESKIGQRKD; translated from the coding sequence ATGGATCATCCAGGGTTAGTGGCAGCGTTTGCAGTTGTCGGCTATCTGCTGGGGGCCATTCCCTTCGGCGTTGTCGTATCAAAGGCCCTAGGCCTTCCCGATCCACGAACGGTCGGAAGCAAGAACGTCGGCTTCACCAATGTGCTCCGAGTATCGGGTACGAAAGCAGGCGTTCTTACTCTTCTCGGAGATATGGGGAAGGGGTGGCTGTTGGGCTGGGCTGCGATGCAGTGGCTTACGGATGAATCCTTCATCATGGTCGTCGCGATTTCTCCAATTCTTGGGCATCTTTTCTCACCATTTCTAGGTTTCAAGGGAGGGAAGGGGGTAGCGACGGCAGTGGGAGCAGTGCTCGGTCTCTCTCCTTCTATCGGACTCCTCGTGTTGTTGATCTGGTTAGGGACTGTAGCGATCTGGCGCTATTCATCTGCCGGTGCATTGGCAGCCTTTTCATGTCTTCCGGTCGTGGCGATTGTCAACGAACAGCGGCAGGAATTCTTGGTCTTTTCCCTGATTGTAAGCGGGCTCATCTGGTTTAAGCACAAGGATAATATCGTCCGTCTCTGGAAGGGGACGGAGAGTAAAATAGGGCAGCGGAAGGACTGA
- a CDS encoding methyltransferase domain-containing protein has translation MKKSADSTDPEFWSCRYEAGKTPWDFGGVPAALNSFLSGAAGSGKVLIPGCGSSYEVRAFHDAGYDVTAIDFSPAAVEQAKKVLGSLAERVILGNFFTHDFGQRRFDLIYERTFLCSLPPARWPDYVNRMADLLSPRGRLIGLFLYGQEPEPPPYPLTDAQAEALFEKHFRLVRSEMVKDSLPLFRGMERWQEWVKTDEP, from the coding sequence ATGAAAAAATCCGCTGATAGCACAGACCCGGAATTTTGGAGCTGTCGCTACGAGGCTGGGAAGACGCCGTGGGATTTCGGCGGCGTCCCAGCCGCCTTGAATTCGTTCCTATCCGGGGCGGCTGGTTCCGGCAAGGTTCTTATCCCTGGTTGTGGCTCCAGCTATGAAGTCCGAGCATTCCACGACGCAGGCTACGATGTCACCGCCATCGATTTTTCGCCTGCTGCTGTTGAACAAGCCAAGAAGGTGCTAGGCAGTTTGGCTGAGCGGGTCATTCTCGGAAACTTCTTTACGCACGACTTTGGGCAGCGCCGCTTCGACCTCATTTACGAACGGACATTCCTCTGTTCATTACCCCCGGCCCGCTGGCCCGATTATGTGAACAGGATGGCAGATTTGTTATCTCCCCGAGGGAGATTGATTGGTCTGTTCTTGTATGGGCAAGAACCAGAACCGCCGCCCTATCCTCTTACGGATGCACAGGCTGAGGCGCTATTCGAGAAACACTTTAGGCTTGTCAGGAGTGAGATGGTGAAAGACTCATTGCCTTTGTTCCGTGGTATGGAAAGATGGCAGGAGTGGGTAAAAACCGATGAACCCTGA
- a CDS encoding DEAD/DEAH box helicase: MDTTVQTSFHAIGLSEPLLRDLAAAGFLVPTPIQAQAIPPALAGRDVIGCAQTGTGKTAAFVIPMIERLALLPKGQPQALVLSPTRELALQIFGTIEKLGRSHGISATVIVGGSDMQAQIRGLRQRPDILVATPGRLLDHMWNGTVNLAPMKFLVLDEADRMLDMGFAPQINQILDALPLERQTLLFSATIPEDVTRLVQASLHGAVHVMIASPSTTAEGVTQVVRYATSHEKEKLLGALLMAERGTVLVFARTKSRVDRLGQALEQAGHSVAVIHGDLSLPQRLRALNGFKRGLVRILIATDIAARGIDVASIGHVVNYDLPNCPEDYIHRVGRTARMKMTGRATSFVTPEERDQLRAIETLLGYPVPLAEGSPHPSDRWHPKERVQLPSRDRHRWGRPGEDRRQHQPNPIGPERI, translated from the coding sequence TTGGATACGACTGTTCAAACGAGTTTTCATGCCATTGGTTTGTCCGAACCGCTCTTACGAGATTTGGCAGCAGCGGGCTTCCTCGTTCCCACTCCAATTCAGGCCCAGGCGATCCCCCCGGCCCTTGCAGGCCGAGACGTCATCGGTTGCGCGCAAACCGGTACGGGCAAGACAGCGGCATTTGTAATCCCTATGATTGAACGCCTTGCACTTTTGCCAAAAGGTCAACCGCAGGCCTTGGTTCTCTCGCCAACGCGGGAGTTGGCCTTGCAGATTTTTGGCACGATCGAAAAACTCGGTCGAAGCCATGGCATCTCGGCCACAGTGATTGTCGGAGGGAGCGATATGCAGGCCCAGATCAGAGGATTACGCCAGCGGCCAGATATATTAGTTGCCACGCCGGGGCGCTTGCTGGACCACATGTGGAACGGGACGGTCAATTTAGCTCCGATGAAATTTCTCGTGCTCGATGAAGCCGACCGTATGCTCGATATGGGATTTGCTCCACAGATCAATCAGATTCTTGACGCGTTGCCGCTTGAAAGACAGACACTGCTCTTTTCCGCCACGATTCCAGAGGACGTCACCCGCCTGGTTCAGGCGAGCCTGCACGGTGCTGTTCACGTGATGATTGCGTCTCCCTCGACGACGGCTGAAGGTGTCACTCAAGTGGTGCGTTATGCAACTTCCCATGAAAAGGAAAAGCTGTTAGGGGCGCTGTTGATGGCGGAACGCGGGACTGTCCTTGTATTCGCCCGGACGAAAAGTCGGGTTGATAGGCTCGGTCAGGCGCTTGAACAGGCCGGGCACAGTGTTGCAGTCATTCATGGGGACCTTAGTCTGCCTCAGCGCCTCCGTGCCCTCAATGGATTCAAACGAGGGCTTGTCAGAATCCTCATCGCAACGGATATCGCGGCCCGTGGGATAGATGTGGCAAGTATCGGCCACGTGGTGAATTATGATCTGCCGAATTGTCCGGAGGATTATATACATCGTGTCGGGAGGACAGCCCGGATGAAAATGACCGGGCGAGCCACAAGTTTTGTGACCCCCGAGGAACGTGATCAGCTGCGCGCGATCGAAACATTGCTCGGGTATCCTGTGCCGTTGGCAGAGGGAAGCCCACATCCCAGTGATCGTTGGCATCCGAAAGAGAGAGTTCAACTGCCCAGTCGTGATCGTCATCGGTGGGGGCGTCCAGGCGAAGACCGACGCCAGCATCAGCCGAACCCTATTGGCCCTGAGAGGATCTAG
- the pgsA gene encoding CDP-diacylglycerol--glycerol-3-phosphate 3-phosphatidyltransferase translates to MNFVRAAWKSVGQESLNLPNFITLTRILLIPVFVVLFVTPTEDRSLSAAAVFVIAAVTDLLDGYLARRNGQVTTLGKLLDPIADKLLVLSALILLVNLDRVSALVAILIIAREVAVTGIRAIAAGEGMVIAAETTGKYKMALQVVAIVLLILEDTFMSDFGNLHLAGIVTLYLSLLLGYISGGQYVWSFWKQVVAKGL, encoded by the coding sequence ATGAATTTCGTACGGGCAGCGTGGAAATCAGTCGGGCAGGAATCTCTCAACCTGCCGAATTTTATCACGCTCACTCGTATCCTCTTGATTCCTGTTTTCGTGGTGCTGTTTGTCACCCCAACTGAGGATCGATCCCTCAGCGCGGCTGCCGTCTTTGTGATCGCAGCGGTGACAGATTTGCTGGATGGCTATCTGGCTCGCCGGAATGGCCAAGTGACCACACTCGGGAAGTTACTAGACCCCATCGCTGACAAATTGCTGGTCCTCTCCGCGTTGATTCTCCTGGTCAATCTGGATCGCGTGAGCGCGCTGGTCGCGATACTGATCATCGCACGCGAAGTTGCGGTCACAGGCATTCGCGCCATCGCGGCTGGTGAAGGGATGGTGATCGCAGCTGAGACGACAGGGAAATATAAGATGGCGCTCCAAGTGGTGGCGATCGTACTGTTGATTCTCGAAGATACGTTTATGTCAGACTTTGGCAATCTGCATCTCGCCGGTATCGTGACACTCTATCTGTCGCTGTTACTCGGCTACATCTCAGGCGGCCAATACGTCTGGAGTTTTTGGAAACAGGTTGTCGCAAAGGGGCTCTGA